ATTTCTTGAGTCTGACCGAAGTCAACAATTCCATCACTACCAATACTTTCTCCTGGCCAAGTGTGAATTTTCAGAATTTGACCTGGAAAAGGTGCTTTTACATAAGCTAAATCAAGTTCTGATTGAGCCTGCTTCACATCAACGATCGCTTGCTTCAATTGGGAGCGAGAAACTTCTATATCTACAGGACGAACTTCCTGAAGTTGGTCAAGAATAGCTTTAGCTTGGGCAATCTTTTGCGGAAAAGTTGACAAAATTTGTGTCATTGTGGACTCTGCTTCATTAATTTCCTGTGGCAAAGTTGTGATAATTTGCTCTTGGTTGGCTTTTGCTTCTTTAAGTTGTTGTAGAGCAGTTTTGGCTTCTAAACATTTACTATCACGAGTAGCATTACTGGTAGCCCCATCTTTAAATAGATTTTCATAACGTTGACAATCAATTTCTGCTTGATTTGAATTTGCTTTTAAACGCATAATCGCTGCTGTGTCAACATCTTTTTGTTTCAGTAATTGAATTTTCAAACGAGCAATTTTAGTTTTTTGGATAGCAATTTGACCTTGGAACTCAGCTTTTAAACTAGCAATTGCTGCCTCTTGAGCAGCGATTTCCCCTTTTTTGGCTGTTCCAGCTAGCACTTGATTAAGTTGCGATCGCACAACTTGAACTTTTTGCTCTGCTGCCTTTAACACTGCTTGCTGTTTATCAAAAATATCTAGAATGGCAATGATTTGTCCAAGCTTTACTTGCTCTTGTTCTTTAACTAAAATCCGCATTACCCTACCGCTATAAAGATAGGATGGCCCAGTTAATTTGATAACTGCATTCTTTGGTTCGATTCGTCCGAGCGCTGTCACACTTTTCTGTGATGTTTTTGTGCCTGAGACATTTGCTAGGGTACTCTCTCTTCCATTTGTGGTTGGGGTATTTAATCGCTTGAATATAAAAAAAATAAGACTAGCTAAAATTAGTGTAGAGATCAAAGTAATAGTTACTGTGGATTTGGAATTGATTAACTTCATTAAGACTGACCATCGGACTACTTTAAATAAATTCGATCTTCAATAATTAATACATCCATGCCTGTTGTCATAAAAACAGCGATCGCATCTTCCACACTATGAACTATCGGTTTTCCCATCACATTGAAACTTGTGTTCAGAATTAGGGGAATTCCTGTTAGTTGAAAAAAAGCTGAGATCAGATCGTAGAACCTGGGATTCCAATCTCGCTTAACCGTTTGAAGCCGACCTGTACCATCAACGTGAACTACACCTGGAACTTTTTCTGCTGCTTGGGGATGAAAGCGTAAAGCACGCTCCATATACGGAGTTTCTTGATAATTCTCGAAATATTCAGCACCGTATTCATGCAAAATAGCTGGAGCAAATGGGCGAAATTCCTCCCGATATTTCACTTCTACATTCAGCCGCAATTTAATATCAGGCAACCTGGGATCGGCAAGAATCGAACGGTTTCCTAAAGCTCTAGGGCCAAATTCTGCCCTGCCTTGCATCCAGCCAATAATCTTACCCTCGACCAAAAATTGTGCCGCCTTTTGAGAGACTGTTTCGCCACATTCCAACGGAACTTTTTTGAGTCGGCTATATTGCTCTAAATTACTCAAGGTTTTCACTGATATTGTTGAACCCAGGTAAGGTGATTGGAGCTTTGCAGGTTTTTTATTCTGGGGAGGGCAATCGCTATAGTAAGCAAGTAGAGCCGCACCAACGGCATTACCGTCATCTCCGGGCGCAGAAAAAACATAACAACTCTTAA
The Nostoc sp. C052 genome window above contains:
- a CDS encoding efflux RND transporter periplasmic adaptor subunit yields the protein MTALGRIEPKNAVIKLTGPSYLYSGRVMRILVKEQEQVKLGQIIAILDIFDKQQAVLKAAEQKVQVVRSQLNQVLAGTAKKGEIAAQEAAIASLKAEFQGQIAIQKTKIARLKIQLLKQKDVDTAAIMRLKANSNQAEIDCQRYENLFKDGATSNATRDSKCLEAKTALQQLKEAKANQEQIITTLPQEINEAESTMTQILSTFPQKIAQAKAILDQLQEVRPVDIEVSRSQLKQAIVDVKQAQSELDLAYVKAPFPGQILKIHTWPGESIGSDGIVDFGQTQEMYVVAEVYETDIGQIKPGQIAAISSKSLPFELQGQVEQIGLQVGKKAVFNNDPSLDMDARIFEVKIKINSDYTDKITHLINLQVEVKIDTNS